The Anabas testudineus chromosome 3, fAnaTes1.2, whole genome shotgun sequence sequence tttttcttacttACCAGTTACTTCAGAAGTAGGACTAGATGAgcttgttttggggtttttttggGTGGGGAATTCTTGCTGAATGACAAGTTCATAATTAATATCTGTTGCCTTGTGGCAAAAGCATAGCTGGGCTAAAAACATCAGAGGACCTTGGAACTGGTTTTATTCACCACCAGGAGGCAGTACAGACCTGCACTAGAACAGACAGCGCAAACAAAAGtgattttcagcagcagagggcAGACTGGCAACAGTTCCTACTTAACATGACATGGTAAAGCTGAACCATggttacattttaatttgtgtgcaCAGTTGAATTAAGGCTGTTTTATGATGTTCAGCTTATTTTAGGATCATGGGAGATTGTCAGTCGAATGATATTTGACTTGTTTTCCAGTAGCTTTCTTAATGATCCGTTAGAAACACTTGCTTTACTTAAGGGTGTAGAACAGTAACTACATAAAGGATATAGTGACCTTCTTATGTTGTGGGACATATTGAGACACACAAATGGCTTTGTTGAAAATGTTATGGTCCAGAGCATAAGAAAACTTCTTCTTTCTAActttcagtttggttttttCTATCCTTCTAACTCTGGCTGCAGAGTATTTGGAAGAACAAATCTCATCTGCTGTCCATCTGGCTGCTTTGCCAGACAGTAATACCCCTCATATTCCTTAGCTTCCCAAGCACCCATGGACAATCCCCCCCCTTTCTCTGCCCCACAGCCCCGACCCCCCACCCAGGAGGTGGGATCCGGTGTCAGTGCCCCAGAAAGACCCCTCTCTCCTTGGAACATGTGGGGGATTGGCGTTGCAGCGAGCAGTGTTGTTCAGAGGGCTCAGTTTCACTGTTTGATTTCTCACAGTAGCACGCACGTATCTTTGCTTCCAAGGTGCTGGCTCATAGCACATCTAACTTTCAAGACAGCAATCAGCTGATGAGCTGTCACACAAAGCATGGGAATTCTGTCTTTAACTTATATTTTCAGGTACAAAGAGACTAAAAGAGACTAAAACTCACCAGACtttagagtttttgttttttttattttatcagctaTGACAACACTGTCAAAACTGTAAACCTGCACTAATTAATATTAAAGGATAAGGTGATCAACCTTCAGCTAATTACTTTGGTTTTACAGCCAGTAGCTGCAGGAGGAAGCAGTTTAGAGTGAAGAACTTTAGAAAGACCAGTACATATGACAGTACATATGTTTCCTGGGAGTTAATGGAGGCCAAAACAGATCAATGGAGTTGAATGGCTCTAAATGAACAATAATACTGATCCATGTCTGCTAGATGTGCAACAACGTGGCTGTGTTTATAGCTTGTTCCAGTGCCCCCCAAGagaatgcaaaataaataaatgcaacttAAATTGCATCAAATTGAATTTTCTGAGTGTTAATTTAACACTGGTGATTTTGCTGcagttcatttttcattcaggaCGCCCGATCACATTCTGTCCTGATCCTGATGAGAGGCCTTAAAAAAGTGATAACTACCTGATACTTTTACAGACAATAAAGTTTTATTAGCACACGTAATACATAACTAACAGCTGATACATATTCTTTTTCAAATATTAGAGGTACTGGTTTAAAAATCCTAAGTTTACAAGATTCAGTTTTTGATATGATACGAATCAAAGAATAAGTGGGAGAACAGAATTTCTGAAACTGACAGGACCCTTGTCTCAGTGTGATCTTGAATTGGAGCCATCTAAACGTATGCCtgtttcatttgtgtctttgcagCTACGTATGCGCAGTTAATTCACCTTGAACACCCTGCAATCAATAGCAGACCTTTAGAAGGCGACAAAGTAGATCAAGACAGTTTCAGGTGTTAGATAGACTTCAGTTGTTTAGCTTCAGTGTTTCTAAGTACTGTGCTATAAAAGGGAtgttattttgattttgttctcttttgttAGTGTTCACAATCTGTCCTAAATGCTGCAGGTCTACTTCAACAAGCTGTTGCAGGGAATGTTCCATACTTTGCTCATTGTGTTCCATATTTACCAGTGAGAGGTTTCTGAGATTAGTCTACTGCTTCTTAAAAATAGCCCTAAAGATGTAAGTCGTTCTAGATACAGATACAGCTCTGTGGAGGAAGCTGAGCAAGTGCTCCACCTCTACAGATCAGCCGGGTTCTCTGCTGAATATTGTCGCCTACATACAGCACACAGGAGGGACTGAAATAACCCATTGTGCCCTCTCTGAGTGGTACTAGATTTCTGCAACGTGCCAGAGAAAAAGGATGGGAGCCACTTGTCAGAACTGGGTTTTTCAGTTCCTAAGTGATGAGGAACTGCTCTGCAGGCTCactaatgtacagtaaatgtgatgGGTGGGTTGAATTGTTGAGTTATGCAAGGCTTTCAGCCCTCTGTAATAGTGCAATACTTTGGCATGTTGCGTAACAAATTTGTCCTCCTCGCTTTTTCAATGTGGGCCCAGCAATATTTTCACTGTCCCTGGTCCATTTCAAACCACGGCCTTTAACCTTGCATAGCAGTAATACAGCGATTAATTCTTCTCTTCAATAACTGCGAGAGCTTTGTTCAGGTCGTGTAGTGTATGCCATTTTGCAGCGATTTACATTTGAATCACTGTTTTATGTGATCTGTgcctcttttcattttatcacaccaaattacaaaaatctaaatattgttttatcagATCACTATCAGTCAGGCTCCAACAAACTCCCTCTGCACTCCAACAGTCCCTCTGCACTGCCTCCgtgttctgtgtgtctgcttgtctgtttctgtgtctggagctttattttgtgtcttttgtttgcttgcctcATCTGGCTGGTGTAGCAGCAAAGGGGTCAAGCGGAGGTTGACCTGAACCTAGTCTTTCAGTGGACCACACCCCTCCTCAGCCTGTCAGCAGAGGCCTGATGGCAAGATAACCCCTGAAAAAGtctaaattgttttttatttcagcaaatATGGGTGATGAAAAATCAAggcaaaataaagacaaagtaaTGACACATGAtggacacactgtgtgtatatcAGCTTACATGTAAGCTGATATACACTAGGATCAACTCATCAGACAGAAATTCTCTTTTAGGTTAAAGAATCATTTCATGTAAATtacaaaaagctgatttttgTAACCTTGTCCTTAGGTTTTGTTATTTCCTGTGCAGAAAGTAGCTCCAATAAGAATTTGTCACAAATTAGGTCAATAGAACAGTAACAGAGGCACTGTTTCTGGAATTAGATgttgacacttttttttttttaaatagtacaATTTTCAGCATTCAGACAAACATCACCTCCCCTGCAGAAATCTTTGACTCtaataaaaccacacacagctATCTAATGGTTAAATACTCTTGTTTTAATTTCCCCTCTATTCTAAACAGCTTGTTAAGAGGCATATCTGAAGCCCACGTTATCCGCCCAGCAgctttatacagtatgtctgctaGAGGCTCATCAGTGTTGCTCCACCTAAGACTGAGTATTACAAGGCCTCAAGAGAGTCAGTCTGGATCAGATGATAGCTTATTCATGTGCAAGCAACATTAATACTTGTCATAAATTCTCCGCCTTCCATCCTTTGTTGTAGCAGTAGCATACAAatatgtgtgagtttgtgtgtgtgtgtgtgtgtgtgtgtgtgtgtgtgtgttttattcacaataatataataattgcACTTATTTGAAGTGGGTAGAAGATTGAATCAAATGAGATGAGAACATAtggctttttatttaattggaaTGAATATTGTAACATTAAATCAAAGGAAACATGAACACCTATAAACATATGTACgtttttgcagttttcttctttttcttctttttttttaattaaatccaaacaacaaacaacctgGATCTTAAATCTGGCCGGGTAGTATTTAAATacagaatggaaaaaaatgcaaaatacagaGCACACCAGAACAGTAAACTTATGGTGAAATAATCAGacacatacaacacaacatgttcttgttcattcatttttggaaaaagaaaaaaacagaatacCAGTGGTGAGATTTATCTATTTTATACAGCATATTGTTTGGTGCCTTTCAATAACAAATTACTCTATTCACAGAATATAcagttcaataaatgtttttgcttaCCAGGGTGTGCTCACGTGTGGCGCCATTATTATAaattgcatttattattattatttatttcattatttagctTTTCAGTGTTTGACTTATTCACAGTACATGGTTCTAGCCTCCAGACACACCATTTCTCTGTGCTGCATGTCCAGTCAGTCAGGAGTATACTGTAAGAAACCACAAAGACAATACGAGAACAACCTCTGGTCCCATGAGCAGATTTCTTTACAAAAATGATCAAGACTTTCTTTTTCACCCTAATCAGTCACATGctgtttatctttctttcctttatgtttttgtgtgtgcatgcgtgtgttgggaattttatttattttattttttataattgaGTCCCCACCAGAATTCTGTTGTTAATCCCAAAGTAGATGAGAGAAGTCTGGGCAGGCCCCTTTAATACTGCATGACCCCTCACACAACATGAAGGAGTTTCTGTACACACCTGTGAACTGGGAAAATCTTTGGTCAACATTAGCAATATATGCAACaaccaaaacagtaaagacAGACCATATAACACCACACAATAACTTATTGGTCAAGCTCACAACACTATAGCTTTTCAACAACGACTCTTTTTAAAGACTGTTGTCCCAATGAACGATAGATGATGTAGAGGTTACTTCACTACTATGTATGATCAACACATTATGCACAGAGGACAtctgacaacaaaaacactacagaaaaaaaagactcagTTTCATGACTTCCACTTGGATGACACATGGAAAATTTCAGTTCATACTAATTCAATCTCTAAACTGGGCTGTAAGGCAAACCAACACAAAATAATGTATTACAACTAAAGACTGAGCCTCAGCAAAAGATTCTATTTCTCAGTGCTAAAAATGAGTTAACTAGTGTTTATTTGGGTTTAATTTAACTACAGTCTCCAATGCTGTGTCAATTTATGTCTCTCTGAAAAAGATGTTTCTTCTTAAAGGAGGTTGTGGTTCCTcgtatcttttttttcctctttttctcaaAACATGACCTCAGGATAGGTTAAAGTATggaattttttaaaaagtgctaaTTGGTGAGATTGTTTAGGtgcccaaaaaaacaaaaaaaaaacaaagaacaacgAACAATTACAATGAAGCAAATCAGTCAAATCAGAATATGAGCTCAAATCCCTACTCCTGGTCCATCGTGGCACCTGAGCTAACAGCCAGGTTTCTGTGAAGGTTTGGGTTCTGACTGTGCCTGTTTCTACTTCTCACTGAGGAGAAGGATGTATCGCAGCCAGGAACTTTACACTTGTGAAGGAGTCGCAGGTGGACAGTCTTGTAATGGGCTCTGAACGTGCCCTTGTTACTGTAGACCTTTTGGCAGACGTGGCAGGTTATTGGAGATCCTCCCCCACTGCTCTGAAGCCCACCGCTTTGTCCTCCCCCACAGCCTAGGGTCCTTTCTCCCCCGAGTGCCAACTCCTCACCCCTAGGCTTCCCTGCACTGATCCCATCACAGCTTTCATCACTGTCCTCCATGGGGAGcacctcttcatcctcttcaatcCCTTCCCCGTCCTCGCTGCCGGCTCCGTCTGAGTCCCAAGAAGATCGAGCGCTGCTGCTGCCACGAAGTGGGGCGGAGGTGCTCAAGTCCAGGACTGCCCCAtcctccacactcccaccaccTTGTCCTCCTCCTaatccctccatctctccaaaGGGAGATGCCTCAGTGCTGTCTGGCATAGTAGACATTTTGCTCATGGGGAAGACCAGGCCTGTTCGGTTGTGTCCTCGGAAGATGACAGAGGTCTGGCTGGTTGGATCTCGATGGTCTTGGCAGTAGTCCAGGACAAGAGAGTCTCTGTCTCTAGAGTGGGATGAGGGTGGGTAGAGGGTGTTGGATGGGCTGAATGAGTCTTTGGTGAGCAGCTTGTTGTGAAGGTTCAAATTTGCACTGTGTCTGTagataaaaacagcatttaaattaaatacatgtattaaacaatgttatatataataacatatgGTGATTGTCTTGTATCCAGTATTCCTTGAAGTAGCACAAGACCACACATCTTTATTCCCTTGCTTAACTAATGGAAGTCCTGTCCATCCTAATATGTCAAagcaagagaaaaataaaatgcatataaaaatatatttaaagctgATGCTTGTGGTTCTACAAAATTACACTGAAAATCTGGAAATGTAGTTGTAAATATATTTCTGGCTGGCTGCAGTTTGCAGATATCAGCAAAGATTCTGCATGGACCCTGTAAACTACACAGCTACATGGAGCACTAAACACGCTTTgctggaaagaggagaagataCATTCGCCTCTCACCTGTCTCTGCTCCTGCTGGAGGGGAAGGCAGCATTGCAGCCTTCcactgtgcacatgtgcatcTCCTTGAGGTGGACATTTTGGTAGTGCATCTTGACACTGTAAGGGTTTTTAAAGGTCTTACTGCAGATTTCACAGTGGTGCCGGAGGTCGTCATCTGGGTCAAGGTGAGGCAACCCCGAGTCGCCATAATCTTCTACACAGCCATTAGACCCTTCCCTGTCATGTTCTGTGACCTGGAGAGTGCCCCCGCTTATTAGCTTGTGATCACGCTCATCCCATTTGTTCTCAGAAATCCTGTCAGCTGCATGCAGTGAGCGCACATGATCCCTGTCCACCCGCTCTCCATTGCCATTGGGTTCCTgacagagtaagttgttgtcACAGTGGTTCTCCATCAGCCTATTTTCGAAGGGAGAGGATGCACAGTTGATTATCCCCATTTCAGCTTGTCGTGGTTCATCATCTTTGTCCATCTCTATCATGTCTCCATCTAAAGATTGGTCCAACAAATGCTTGCTGCtgtccttttccttctcttcgCCAATGCAGATTCTTCTCAAATCCTTCTCTTCTCCAGCTTGTCTTGCACACATATAGCCTTCTGTTTGGCTACTGTCACACTCTTCCTTGTCCCTGCCCTGTAAAGGAGCCTCATCATCCGAACTGCTCCCTTTATCCATCTGCTCATCATGCTCTACTGCCTCCTTTTCTATCTTTATTGGCATACTTGACTTCCTTGACTTTTTCTTTGGTATAGGGTCTGTCATGCAAAGCTCAGGAGCTGTGATGGGTTTGATGGGAACAGAGGAAGACAACAGAGGAAGGGAAGGTAGTGTTCCTGGGGTGTTGGCAAGCTCTGCTGGAGTTACCAGACTGCGGTAGAAGGGCAGGACTGGTTGTACTGTTTTTAAGTTGGGAAAGAGGATGCCACTCTGGCCCATGCTGGGAAATGAGCTGCTGTGGAGTTTAGAGCTGCTGTCCACGTGGCTCACCATGTAGCTGGGCACTGACTTATGGCTTTCTGCAGAGCAAACGGGAATGGGGGTGCCATATTCAGGCCTCTTCTCTCCTTGAGAGCTTTCATCAGCAGATACACTGCCCCGCAGGTCTTTATCCCGGTTGTTGCGGTTCATGGGCATGTGTAGCCGTGGGTTTGGGTTGGCACTATGGCGATTGCGACTTCGCAGTGAGCTAAACACCATGTTGCAGCCCTCAATAGTGCACTTGTGCTTAATCTTCAGGTGCACTGCATTGTAGTGGATTTTAAGCGTGcctttgtcataaaatgtcttCTCACAAGCGTTGCAAAATACACGACCCTTTTTCAAAGAACCTCCTGAGACCCCACCACCACTGTTCCCATTCCTGTCCAGCGAGCGCAGCTTTCCTTCGGGTGACATCTGTGTTACATCAGAGCTCACTGATGGGGTGCACGGTGTGGAGGGTCCATCCGAGTAGTTGTCGCTAGTGGAGAAGTCCTCTGCCTCAATCTTTGTGGTTGTTGATAGGCTGTCCATTGGCTTGTCTCCACTACGATCTAAATCTGCACTGAAGGAGACAGAACTAGAACCTAGCAGGCTGCAATCTGCAGGGTGTGAAATAGAGAGGGGGCTGTCCTTCCCAAGACCATCCCGTGCTTGATCAACTTGTCTCTGACTCTGCTGCTCCAGCGATCCACGGCATGGCTgctggtgctggagatgctgagGGTGTTGCGGATGCTGGTGCTGCAGTGTCCCTGTTTGCGAGCCCAAAAATGGTGCAGGGACAGAGCCTAACAGCTGAAATGGCAACATGAATGCCATGCTGTTGATAAAGTTCTCAAAATGATGCATGCTGTTGCCACTCAACTTATCAACTTTGGCTGTAGAGAGGTTGGCAGCAGTGCGGGGAGTGTTGCGCTCAATGAAAGTGCGAATATCTGAATTGGTTCGGGTACTGGGAACCAACACTGCCTGACCCTCCTTGTCTTGCAGAGCCATCAGCTCCACTATGGACTTGGTCTCACCAAAACGCAAGAACTGCTGCAGTGTGGCAATCTCTTCCTCAAATGTCATGATGGCCCACCGGTCTAGGACCTTCCCTGCTACATCCTGCAGACAGGGCAAAAAGTAAAGGAAGAGGGCAAGGGTATGAGATAGattgagaaagaaagagaaaatgaaaaaaacagaaaggagaaagagcaATTTCATCATTAGAATTATAAGTGTCTGTTAGGTTGCTCATACATATTCACAGGGTGAGTTAAATGACACCCCCTATAAAGCAGACTGGCAGGGCAGCTAAATAAAGGAATCAAATTGAGTGTTAATAcgagcaggcagcacagaacCCTGAGAACCCTCATTACACAGACACGCAGTGTTTCATCTCGCTGgtcatttctcttcatttgaATCATGTGGATTTACCGGCcctgcatcagcagcagcaaataaagaacactcacgcacacacgcacgcacacacacacatttttggatggcagtcagtgtgaggacactcattgacataatgcattccctagccccctatTGCTGTGTAGGCCATGCTAAccttttttgtttaaatttttagGTTATCAAATGTACTGcctcaccctaaccctaacctaaaccTAGTCTTACCTAGAAATGGCTCTTTAAACAACCTTCTTATTGTGAGGAGTGGCTAACATGTCATGCCATTTTAGTCATGCAAAAATTAAGTACAAacatactacacacacacacacacacacacacacacacacacacacacacacattaagtcAGTGAGTAAGTCTCACAAGTAAGGGAAGGGTGATCAAAAGGCACCTAACACTGATCAAGCGGGTCCTTTCTCCCTTAGCCCAGCAGTAATCACATGTGAGTTTGGGCATCTTTGAAAGTGAGGAGCAGCTTCATGCCGTAACCGTGATTAATATTTCATCACAGAGCATTCATTGGGCGCCTGTCGAGGATTCTG is a genomic window containing:
- the bnc1 gene encoding zinc finger protein basonuclin-1 isoform X1; its protein translation is MTMAESICCTLVNCNCDSFKPGKLKRRQCENCKHGWVAHALSKLKVHHMYQSSQVEIVHSNVVFDICSLMLYGTQAIPIRLKILLDRLFSVLKQEEVIQILNALDWTLQDYIRGYVLQDVAGKVLDRWAIMTFEEEIATLQQFLRFGETKSIVELMALQDKEGQAVLVPSTRTNSDIRTFIERNTPRTAANLSTAKVDKLSGNSMHHFENFINSMAFMLPFQLLGSVPAPFLGSQTGTLQHQHPQHPQHLQHQQPCRGSLEQQSQRQVDQARDGLGKDSPLSISHPADCSLLGSSSVSFSADLDRSGDKPMDSLSTTTKIEAEDFSTSDNYSDGPSTPCTPSVSSDVTQMSPEGKLRSLDRNGNSGGGVSGGSLKKGRVFCNACEKTFYDKGTLKIHYNAVHLKIKHKCTIEGCNMVFSSLRSRNRHSANPNPRLHMPMNRNNRDKDLRGSVSADESSQGEKRPEYGTPIPVCSAESHKSVPSYMVSHVDSSSKLHSSSFPSMGQSGILFPNLKTVQPVLPFYRSLVTPAELANTPGTLPSLPLLSSSVPIKPITAPELCMTDPIPKKKSRKSSMPIKIEKEAVEHDEQMDKGSSSDDEAPLQGRDKEECDSSQTEGYMCARQAGEEKDLRRICIGEEKEKDSSKHLLDQSLDGDMIEMDKDDEPRQAEMGIINCASSPFENRLMENHCDNNLLCQEPNGNGERVDRDHVRSLHAADRISENKWDERDHKLISGGTLQVTEHDREGSNGCVEDYGDSGLPHLDPDDDLRHHCEICSKTFKNPYSVKMHYQNVHLKEMHMCTVEGCNAAFPSSRSRDRHSANLNLHNKLLTKDSFSPSNTLYPPSSHSRDRDSLVLDYCQDHRDPTSQTSVIFRGHNRTGLVFPMSKMSTMPDSTEASPFGEMEGLGGGQGGGSVEDGAVLDLSTSAPLRGSSSARSSWDSDGAGSEDGEGIEEDEEVLPMEDSDESCDGISAGKPRGEELALGGERTLGCGGGQSGGLQSSGGGSPITCHVCQKVYSNKGTFRAHYKTVHLRLLHKCKVPGCDTSFSSVRSRNRHSQNPNLHRNLAVSSGATMDQE
- the bnc1 gene encoding zinc finger protein basonuclin-1 isoform X2 — protein: MDVQSICCTLVNCNCDSFKPGKLKRRQCENCKHGWVAHALSKLKVHHMYQSSQVEIVHSNVVFDICSLMLYGTQAIPIRLKILLDRLFSVLKQEEVIQILNALDWTLQDYIRGYVLQDVAGKVLDRWAIMTFEEEIATLQQFLRFGETKSIVELMALQDKEGQAVLVPSTRTNSDIRTFIERNTPRTAANLSTAKVDKLSGNSMHHFENFINSMAFMLPFQLLGSVPAPFLGSQTGTLQHQHPQHPQHLQHQQPCRGSLEQQSQRQVDQARDGLGKDSPLSISHPADCSLLGSSSVSFSADLDRSGDKPMDSLSTTTKIEAEDFSTSDNYSDGPSTPCTPSVSSDVTQMSPEGKLRSLDRNGNSGGGVSGGSLKKGRVFCNACEKTFYDKGTLKIHYNAVHLKIKHKCTIEGCNMVFSSLRSRNRHSANPNPRLHMPMNRNNRDKDLRGSVSADESSQGEKRPEYGTPIPVCSAESHKSVPSYMVSHVDSSSKLHSSSFPSMGQSGILFPNLKTVQPVLPFYRSLVTPAELANTPGTLPSLPLLSSSVPIKPITAPELCMTDPIPKKKSRKSSMPIKIEKEAVEHDEQMDKGSSSDDEAPLQGRDKEECDSSQTEGYMCARQAGEEKDLRRICIGEEKEKDSSKHLLDQSLDGDMIEMDKDDEPRQAEMGIINCASSPFENRLMENHCDNNLLCQEPNGNGERVDRDHVRSLHAADRISENKWDERDHKLISGGTLQVTEHDREGSNGCVEDYGDSGLPHLDPDDDLRHHCEICSKTFKNPYSVKMHYQNVHLKEMHMCTVEGCNAAFPSSRSRDRHSANLNLHNKLLTKDSFSPSNTLYPPSSHSRDRDSLVLDYCQDHRDPTSQTSVIFRGHNRTGLVFPMSKMSTMPDSTEASPFGEMEGLGGGQGGGSVEDGAVLDLSTSAPLRGSSSARSSWDSDGAGSEDGEGIEEDEEVLPMEDSDESCDGISAGKPRGEELALGGERTLGCGGGQSGGLQSSGGGSPITCHVCQKVYSNKGTFRAHYKTVHLRLLHKCKVPGCDTSFSSVRSRNRHSQNPNLHRNLAVSSGATMDQE